The following is a genomic window from Candidatus Eremiobacterota bacterium.
TGAGCGCGCTGAACGCGCGCGGGCAGACGCTGCTCGTCGTGACCCACAGCGAAGCCGTCTACCGCCGCGCGCGGCGGGTGATCCGGCTCGCCGACGGCAAGATCGTCGCGGACGATGCGGCGTAGCGCGCTCCTCGCGTCGCTTGCCGTTCTGGCCGCGTGCGCACGCCGTCCCGCCGCCGCGCCGCAGGCGCGCCCGACGCCGGGTCGGCCGGTGCGAATCGTCGCGCTCGGCGACTCGCTCGCGTTCGGTACCGGCGCCTCCGCGCCGCGCAAAGGCTTCGTTTTTCAAGCCTTTCTGCTCGTTCTCGAGCGGCATCCTGGCAGCCGGATCGATAATTACGCGATCCCGGGTTCGGTAGCGGCCGACGTGTTGCGCGTGCAGGTGCCGCGGCTGGCACACGCGCGCGCCGACGCGATCGTCGTTTGTGCCGGCGGCAACGACGTCGTGCACCGCAACCCGCCGGCCGCGTTCGCGGCGACGTACGCGCGCTTGGTCGCGCGCGTGCGCGCATTGCAGCCGCGCGCTGCGATCGTGTGCTGCGGCATCCCCGACGTCGGCTTGAGCCCGCTCTTCACCGGCGCCGACCACGACGAGGTTGCCGGACTCTCGCGCACCGACGACGCCGCCGTCCGCGCGATCGCGCTCCGCAACGGTGCTGCGTTCGCCGACTTGTACGCGGTGACACGTCCGCACGGCTCGATCATCCGCTACCTCTCCGACGACCGCTTCCACCCCTCCGACGCCGGTCACGCGGCCCTAGCCGCGGTGCTCGTGCCCGTGCTGCTGCGCGCGCTGCGCTAAACGCCGAGCGTCTTGCGGCCGGCGGTGTTCGGCGTGAGGTAGACGCGCTCGTGCGCGTAGTCCAAGCCGACGGTGAAGTTCTTCAGGAGCTGTTGGCCCATCACCCCGTCGACGTCGTTCGAGTACGTCTGCTGCCCGATCACCCGGTTCCCGATCACGCTGCGAAAGTCGAAGCCGCCGATCACCAGGTGGCGCACGACGACGAGCTTGGTCGCGAACAGCCCGCCGACGCCGGAGAGCGTCGTCCCGCCGGGGAAGACCGGCACGTCGACGTCGGGGACCGCATCCGGATTGCGGCGCGTGAAATAGTCGAAGATCAAGAAGTTTCCTTCACCGCCGGTGTCGAGCATGAAGCGCTCGGCGAGCGTGCCGTCGAGCGTGACGGTCGCCAGCGGGACGCCCCGGCCCAGCCGGATCTCGAGCGCTCGCGTGAGCGGATCGTTCGGCGGCGCGTAGCTGGCAGCGGGGACGGCGGTCACGCGCTCGTGCTCGTA
Proteins encoded in this region:
- a CDS encoding SGNH/GDSL hydrolase family protein, coding for MRRSALLASLAVLAACARRPAAAPQARPTPGRPVRIVALGDSLAFGTGASAPRKGFVFQAFLLVLERHPGSRIDNYAIPGSVAADVLRVQVPRLAHARADAIVVCAGGNDVVHRNPPAAFAATYARLVARVRALQPRAAIVCCGIPDVGLSPLFTGADHDEVAGLSRTDDAAVRAIALRNGAAFADLYAVTRPHGSIIRYLSDDRFHPSDAGHAALAAVLVPVLLRALR